In Thunnus thynnus chromosome 20, fThuThy2.1, whole genome shotgun sequence, a single window of DNA contains:
- the hoxb1b gene encoding homeobox protein Hox-B1b — MNSYLDYPVCNRGANIFSAKAGYHNLNHGYMSSNSCATSDSYAPDGRLVAATSAPHQTPNLPLHHQTHVNLDLQFATPAGNSMYGSHLEYGHHQYGLAPEQDRGYVHAQVSPLGTNMAPYTGDSCGPGVATGSQYLHFGDQRQQEYSESVYTRLPPQNKEKDLDHVEETSKTFDWMKVKRNPPKTAVLSEFGVPGQHNVIRTNFTTKQLTELEKEFHFNKYLTRARRVEVAASLELNETQVKIWFQNRRMKQKKREKLGCVLLTGPASVEKLSGPETSPKSKGKDCEP; from the exons ATGAACTCCTACTTAGACTACCCAGTGTGCAACCGGGGAGCAAATATCTTCAGTGCCAAGGCCGGATACCACAATTTAAACCATGGATACATGTCGTCCAACTCGTGCGCAACAAGTGATAGTTACGCACCGGACGGGCGCTTAGTTGCGGCGACTTCTGCGCCACATCAGACTCCGAACCTCCCTCTGCACCATCAGACACACGTCAACTTGGATCTGCAGTTTGCAACACCGGCGGGGAACTCCATGTACGGGTCACATCTAGAGTACGGACATCACCAGTACGGCCTCGCTCCAGAGCAGGACCGGGGCTACGTTCACGCGCAGGTTTCACCCCTCGGAACAAACATGGCTCCCTACACCGGGGACAGTTGCGGGCCTGGAGTTGCAACAGGCAGCCAGTATCTACATTTTGGAGATCAGAGGCAGCAAGAATATTCAGAAAGTGTTTACACGAGGTTGCCGCCCCAAAACAAGGAGAAAGATTTGGACCATGTGGAGGAAACTTCTAAAACATTCGACTGGATGAAAGTGAAGAGAAATCCTCCTAAAACAG CTGTCCTGTCAGAGTTCGGGGTTCCCGGCCAGCACAACGTGATCCGCACCAACTTCACCACCAAGCAGCTGACCGAGCTGGAGAAAGAGTTCCACTTCAATAAATACCTGACGCGGGCACGGCGGGTGGAAGTGGCCGCCAGTCTGGAGCTCAACGAGACGCAGGTGAAAATCTGGTTTCAGAACCGCaggatgaaacagaagaaacgcGAGAAACTGGGCTGCGTTTTGTTGACCGGTCCCGCATCTGTGGAGAAACTCTCAGGCCCTGAAACCTCCCCAAAGTCCAAGGGGAAAGACTGTGAACCATga